In Silene latifolia isolate original U9 population chromosome X, ASM4854445v1, whole genome shotgun sequence, the following proteins share a genomic window:
- the LOC141623769 gene encoding uncharacterized protein LOC141623769, protein MQNQSMDDHNQVDQLSEITHNLGKTLTLESSFQLEHNSAADDDVDDDDVVYVIDNDDDDDDDVEFEFSFAGEEVKSPVSAEELFDNGKIKPTIPYLAEEAPAVKKVFVVSPAAGEAADEGPYCVWSTDRAEEAAAASSVPEMSRKSNSTGFSRLWRVKDLLVRSNSDGKDTFVFLPGKGTAEAVEKKKKKIMKVLNLTRIKVGGGKSNEGETSSSSSSSNVDGEKKEKAKKGKKASMSVAYEALYGKKKGGDKSYLPYRVGFFTNSNGMTKNVHPY, encoded by the coding sequence ATGCAAAATCAAAGTATGGATGACCATAATCAAGTAGATCAATTGTCTGAAATCACTCATAATTTGGGGAAAACTCTAACCCTAGAATCCTCTTTTCAACTTgaacataattctgctgctgatGACGATGTCGATGACGATGATGTTGTTTATGTaattgataatgatgatgatgacgacgacgATGTTGAATTTGAGTTTTCGTTTGCTGGAGAAGAGGTTAAATCGCCGGTATCGGCAGAGGAATTGTTCGACAACGGTAAGATAAAGCCGACGATTCCGTATTTAGCGGAAGAAGCGCCGGCGGTGAAGAAGGTGTTTGTGGTGTCCCCGGCAGCAGGGGAGGCGGCGGATGAGGGACCCTACTGCGTATGGTCAACTGATAGAGCCGAGGAGGCAGCGGCGGCGTCTTCAGTGCCGGAAATGAGCAGGAAAAGCAACTCAACAGGGTTTTCGCGGCTGTGGAGAGTGAAGGATCTGTTGGTCCGGAGTAATAGTGATGGGAAGGACACTTTCGTGTTCTTGCCAGGGAAAGGAACTGCGGAGGCGgtggagaagaagaaaaagaagataaTGAAGGTGTTGAATTTGACGAGGATTAAGGTTGGTGGTGGGAAGAGTAATGAAGGGGAAAcgtcctcgtcctcgtcctcgTCGAATGTTGATGGGGAAAAGAAAGAGAAGGCGAAGAAAGGGAAGAAAGCGTCAATGTCGGTGGCGTATGAGGCGTTGTATGGGAAGAAAAAGGGTGGGGACAAGTCTTATTTGCCTTATAGGGTGGGATTTTTCACGAATTCCAATGGTATGACTAAGAATGTTCATCCTTATTAG